The genomic stretch ACTTCGTATTCCATGCCAAACAGAAGGTGAACCAACTCGCCGGCGCCGACCATCTGCATCACCAGGTAGCAGACAGTAATCCCGAGGGTCGTAATGCCGGTGACGATTCTGATGTTCGGAGAGTTGAGTCGATAGGCCAGTACGTCGCCAAACGAGTATTTACCAAGATTTCTAAGTGGTTCACCGAACAGGAAGAGCATGATCGGCCAGCCGATGATGCCGCCAATCGCGTAAATTAGACCATCAAAGCCGACCAATGAAACAAGCCCCGAAATACCGAGAAAGCCCGCTGCGGCCACGAAGTCACCCGCTAGGGCAACCCCGTTCTGCATTGGGCCGATGCTACGGCCAGCGGCGAAGAACTGTTCTGCCGTCTTCGTGCGGCGAGCTGCCCACCAGGTTATAACGAGTGTCGACAGGAGAAACACGACGAAGAAAAGTACGGATGCGAAGTTGGCGTGCCCTGCGCCTGAGTTGAGTACTGTCATTGCGTGGCTCCCGAATCGCGCAGGCGACGCAGAGATTCGTCGTGAACGCGGTTCACCCACACGACGAATCCGAACGTGAGCGAAAGAGTGAAAACCACCATGGAAATCCCCAATACGATCGCCAGCGATATTCCAGGCGCCAGCACCGTCGCCAGTTGAGTCTTGCAGAATGAGACCAGAAGTACGAATCCCATATAAGTCAGAAGCAATGCGGCGGTTATCGTGAGGGATATCCGTTGTCTGCGAACGGCAACTGAGCGCAGAGTCTCCACTTTCGGGGGCGAGACGTCGACTGACGACGAGGCCAATTGCATGAAATGTCTCCTTTAGTCATTTTGAATGTCTGCAAGACACGGAATCCGTCTGGGCGAATTTCTGGATTGACAATCACGTTTGCGCTACGTTTGTTGCGCGCGTGTGCTTGTGGGTCACACGAAACAACCGGGCCGTGCAACGCTCGTGACGACGGAATTATTCTTGCACCCCAAAGCGATGGAACTCCAGAAAAACCGTCGTGTTGCGCTATTTGCAATGATTAGAGATTCTTTGAAATAAGACCGCTTTTCCAATATAACTATGCTTGTGCAGTCTGCCCCCGAAGACGTATTGCTGTATTTGCAAATCACATGAAGACGATAGCCACTGCTCTGCAAATCATCGAGGCCTTCAACGAAGGAACTGGAAATTGTTCAGTGGGTGAGTTGTCTGAGCGATTCGGGCTGCCTCGAAGTCAGGTCTCGCGAATCCTTAGCACGTTTCGCGATGCTGGATGGCTTGAGCAGGATCCGCGATCGAGGAGTTACTCCGTTGGCTTGTCGGCATTTGTCTTCGGTTCTCGCTTCGTACAGGCTCACCCTCTCACACGACAGGCGTTGCCAATCCTAAGGGGAGTAGTAGATCGAAGCGGATTTAACGCGACGCTGTCGATTCTTGACCATCTCAAGCCGCTATATCTGCTTGGTATCGCGGGGTCGGTGCCGGTGGATTTGTCGTCAAATTTAGGCTCCTATTTCCCGTTTCATGCGACGGCTGTTGGCAAGATTCTGGCGACGTTTTCTGGAAAGGATGTACGGGAGCAACTGCTGGCGAGCGGTCCATTCGAGCGCCTAACGAGTCGAACGGTGACTGATGCTGACCGGATTCGGCGGGAGTTAGACAACGTATTCCGGAAAGGATACGCAGTGTCCGACGGAGAGCGGGAACCAGGGATAGGCGCCTTGGCGGTTCCGGTGATTGGGCGGTCTGGAGGCTTGTTGGCGGCGTTAGGCATTGTCTATCCGACCAAAATGGTTTCGGCGGATGATTACGACTATCAGGCTGAGATACTGAAAAGCGGTGCACGCACGCTTGCTGAGCGAATCGACGGGACACCGTTTTCGGGACGAATCAGGGGCCATTAAGTACCTGTCCCAACGAATGTAGCTATTGTCGTTCGGTTGTCGATTGTCTCGTTGTCAAATGCTGGCCTTTCTCCGGTTTTTCTGAGCACCGGTGTTTTGCTCGAGCGAGAGGTCCCTATCTGTGTTGAGAACTGAATTCGTTTGCGCGCTCGCTTGATGCGCGTGCCTATACCGGAGAAAGACCGGAACGAACTGGTATTTCGTTCCGGTGCCGTCGAAGATTGCGACTCGTTCTGAGAGAAGCCGGACTTAGACGATGGTCGTTTCCAGTTGTCCCAGACTTTCAATCCAGACTTTCACCACGTCACCACGCTCAAGAAACGTTCCGCTCTCCATGCCAACGCCGGCCGGTGTTCCGGTAAGAATGACGTCGCCAGGGTACAGCGTAAGGCGGCTGCTGAGATAGGCGATTTGATCCGCGACTGAATAGAGATGGTTGCTGGTATTCGAATCCTGCTTGAGCTCACCGTTCAACCAAAGCTTGATGTCGAGGTTCTCGGGAGACGCGACGAATTCTGCCGGGGTGAAGTAAGGTCCCAGCGGACACGCTCCGGTGAAGCATTTGTGACCAATCCAGTCAAAGAGGAAGGGCGAGGACGCGTCAACCTTGTCACGACGTAAATTGTCGCGCGCTGAAAGATCGTTGGCAACGCTATACCCGGCAACGTAGCTCAGGGCATCGTCCACGCTGACGTTCTGTGCAGGACGGCCAATGATGACCGCCAGCTCAGCTTCCCAGTCCAGACGTTGCGTATGGCCGGGATAGGTCACATCTTGCTTGTGACCGGCGAGCGTTGCACGACCGGCTTTGATGAAGTGCCACGGAGGGATGCCTTCCGCGCGGGGATCGAGCACAAGGCGCATGTTGAATGCCCGGCCCATCGCTTCGACGTGGTCGCGGTAGTTTGCACCAGCGGCGTATATGATTCCGGGGCGGCTCAGCGGTGCTGCGAACGACAACTCGTCAGCAACCAACTTGGCATTCGCTCCAATTGAGCTGTCTTTCGAAATTGCTGTCGCAAGCGTTTTCAGTTGTTCGTGAGCTTGAGGCCACTGCTCCAACGCGTTATCAATGTCGATGTGGCCAACGTCAAAAGAACCAGAATTGAAATTGCTTAGGTCGAGGCGGCCGAAATCAAAATGACCGCTTTCGATCGCGATGCCTGTGCGGGGTTTGCCGGCAGCGTCGAGATAGCTAAAAAGTTGGTAGCTCACAGGTCGTCCTTCAATAAAGCTTTGATTGCTGATTCGATAGGGTGAAGTTGCACGTCAGGCTTCCTTCCATGAGCAGCCATGGTTTGACTTCAACCTCGAATACACCCTCTGCGATAAACGGATCTGTATCAATAATTTGCTGCGCACCTGCTGCGCTCGATGCTCGCAGGATCGTCATGCCGCCGTGTTCACCCGGCTGCCCGGGGCCAGTGAAGGGGCCCGAAAGAAAAATCTCTCCCCGTCTTTCTGCGCTAATAATCCATTCAATGTGGCGCGGTAGAACTTCTGAGACTCGCGTCAAATCGCGCGGCTTGCGCAAAACTACATACAGGGTTTTGTTCAACATCCCTTGAAGGACAGAGGAAATATCATTCATGAGGAAACCTAACCGGCGTTCGTGAATAAACCCGCCCGCCGGAAATTCGGCGGGCAGGCGTTCTGCGAATACGTGCTACCGCAATCAATGCGGCTCTTCGAAGTTGACGATAAAGTCTGCGGGTGCCGGCGATTCCGACCATACGGCGTGAAGTACCGCGTGCACCCCTTCTGGGTTGTTCGGCATCGGCGTCCAGTCCGCGTTTTCGGGAATGACGTCTATGTCCCAAAAATACTCAACCAGGCTATTCCACGGGTCGCGGATGTAGTGAAAATAGTTGGAGCCCGGGCCATGCCTGCCAAGACCGAAGCCGTCCTTGTAGCCGGCGGCGAGCAGGGCCTGAGCGCCCATCTCGATTTCGTCGATGTCGCCTACTTCGAAGCTGATATGGTGCAAGCCGGTATGCGGGCCTTTCGCAATTCCGATCATGTGATGATCTCCGCCAAAGGGTGAACGCATGAATGCGAGAATGTCGAGCCCTTTGTCAGACACCAACAGGCCAAGCACTTTGCCGTAGAACTCGACCGCTCGGTCAACGTCGGTCGAGAATTTAATCAGATGGCCAAGGCGGCGGGGGCGCGCCTTTTTTTGCGATGACGTGATGTCACATGCGCGCGTGCCGATGCGACGATATCGCTGCGGTGAATTGACCTCTGCCGTCGGTGCGAGTGTCGATCCGGCATCCTCTGCTTCCTGCACGTTGATCCAGTCGCCGTCGGGATCCTTAAACCAGATGCCTCCGAAAGACACGTCGAACGGAGCATCAGCGATTTTTACGTCGGCAGCCTCAAGTCGCTCTCGCAGCGGCTGCAGGCCACCCTTGTGCGTACCGAAAGACACGTACGCGAGACGCTTCGTCGGGCCTTCCATCAAACGGACCTGATCCTGGTCACGTCCCTCGCAGCGAAAGACGAGGTCCTTTCCGGATGCATGCGTTTGAAGACCGAAACATTCATAGAAGGCACGGCCGATTTCGAGCGACGGCACGGTCAGCCCAATGTGGTTCAAGTTGCGGATCATGTCGTCCTCAGCGGATGGGGGAAAAGGGTGCCGGCGTCAGCAGTTCGGTACGCTGTTCAGCGACGAACGAACCTGCCTTGGCGAGGAAGGCGCGCCAGGCGTCTGAGCTGGAAAGCTCCTTGCGGCGCAGAAGTCGGTCCTCAAACGTCGAGAAACCCCACAATTGCACCACGCGGTTCAGCTCGCCGGTCTCGGTAATGAAATAGCCGACCAGATTCCCTAGCGCGGATGACTGAACTTCAAGACCTTCGGCCTCGTAGAGCGCCAGAAATTGATGGACGGTCCCAGGTCTGAGCGTGTAGGTTCGTTGTTCAATAATCATGAAAGAGTCCTGATATTCGATTTAGATTCTTCCTCGAGCAGTGTGATGACCGCCGAGATATCCTGGTCACCAATGCCCTGCTCGACGGCACGTCGGTAGTACGGCAGGGCAGTGGCAAATAGCGGTGTAGCGGAGCCGGAGTCGATAGCCAGTTCGGACGCCAGATCCAGGTATTTTTCTAGGGTGGTAAAGGGCCCGGGGGCCGGTTCAAAGCGACGGTCAGCCATCATTGGAGCGCGGATGGCAAACATCGTCGAGGCACCGGCGCTTTGGCGGATTGCCTCCACGACAAGATGCGGGTCGAAGCCGGCACGAGCGCCAAGGTTTAAGGCCTCCGCCGCTGCGAGTGTATGGATCGCGAGCAGGGCGTTGGCGATCAGTTTCATATTCAGCGCCGCGCCGAATGGGCCGAGATGGAATTGGGTCGGGGCAATAGCGTCTAGCACGGCACGGCAACCCTCATACAATTCCTTTGAACCGCCGACGAAGAGTGCTGCTTTCTTTTGACTGACCATTGGCGGAGAACCGCTGACCTCGCACTCCAGAACGGAAAGGCCGGCATCTACCAGTCGTGCCTCCTGCGCCAACTTGAAGCTACGTCGGTACGTGCTCAGTTCGACGACTGTCTTGTTCCGAACGCCCGATTTCAGCAGGCCGTCGTCACCGTCGAGCACCTGGAGTTGGGCACTTTCGCTTGGTAGGCAGAGCAGGAGCACCTCCGCTTCCTTCAGTACCTCAGCCGGGCTGCCCAGCGCGATTCCGCCCACTGCCGCGAAGGCCGCCGCACTGCTGCGGGGGAAGCCGACAACGCGGAAGCCTGCGCTAATCAGATTTGCTGCAATCGGCAGTCCGAGTTGACCAAGGCCAACTATTCCCACTGTTTTCACCGAGTGTCTCCTTGCTTTCTTGGCGCTATGTCGATGAATTTTGAGCGTGGCTCGTCGCGCAGTCGAGTAAGCTGGAATTGTTACGAACTATCAATGTGATTTATTCTTCGCGCAATCCAGCGCTGGTGGGCGTCTTGGAGGCGTGAGGTTGACGCCCTGTCCTTCAAACGGGTTTACCCCCAGTGCGGTAGCGCTGGCCTACATATACAAATCCTGTTTATACGAAGCCGATTCGGACGCGATGCGATGGCAGGCAGGCGGCGAAATTACTTGGCGAGACGAGACAGAGGACAGGAGGCGTCGTGAAAGACCTCAATTTGCTATACGTGTTCGAAGCGTTGTGGCGTGATAGGTCTGTAACTATCGCCGCAGAGAATCTTGGTCTGACCCAGGCGGCTGTCAGTGCTTCGTTGAAACGGCTGAGAGCGACGTATGGCGACAAGCTGTTCATACTGGTTGGGCGGCGCATGGAACCGACTGCGGTTGCTATCGACATTTCTCAACCGCTGATTGACTCGCTCAACCAGGTGCGGAAGACGACAGGCGTGCCTCAACCGTTCTGCCCCGAGCAGTCGCAACGAATGTTCACCATTCGTACTCGTGACATTGGGGAGGTTGTTATTCTGCCCCTCCTCTATCGTAAACTTCAAGGTATCGCACCGGATATCAAACTGCAGACGCTCTTCACAAAGGTTGAGGACACGATTCCTGCGCTAGGCAACGGGCGACTCGACGTGGCAGTCGGCTATCTGCCGTCGCTGGAACAGGATATCCATCGCAAGCCATTGTGCAAGCAGCGGTACGTGTGTGTGATGCGAAAAGGGCATCCGCTGGAAAAGGAGGTGATCGACGCGGAGACCATCGCCCGCGCTGACCACTTATTGGTGGAATTCGGGGGCACCGGCCATCTGCTGCTTGAGCGTGCGCTCATTGAGGCTGGAGCCAGGGACCGAATCAAGGTGCGAATTCCCCAGTATCTTTCTGCGCCACATTGCTTGCTGGCGTCTGACCTCGTGTGGATAGCGCCTGAAATACTCGCCTCGACTTTGAGTCGCTATTTTCCGCTCACTTATCGCCCGGAGCCGTTTGGGCTGGACCCATTTGAAATCGCGCTTTACTGGCACGACCGCTACCATCACGACCCTGCAAACCGATGGTTTCGCTCAATGATTATTGACCTGTTTAAAACTGCAAGTAAGCCACTGCTTCCGGGGAGTTCGGACCTTCAGTTTCTTTCGGAACCATTTCAGTTGCAGGATCCTGAAAGCGATGATCATGCGTCGGAGCAAGTCTGGACCAAACCGAGCCAGCAGCGACGCATTCGAGTCGTCGCGACTACGCCGTAACGTCATAGCTAATCGCGGCCGCAACGCGCGACCGCTCTCCGGGTTCCGACAGCTAGTTGGCGGCATTCGTGCCTTTTGGCGCGCGACGTCCGTCGATCGGACGGTCGGGCGACACCCGCACACAAGCCGCGCTGCGGCCATCGGAGTTCGTTGAATCTCACTGCCGATACTTAGATAGGGTTTCTACCAGTTGCTACAGATTGTTAATCATTAATAATTAAGAACATTGAAAGACATCATCTTTTACAATCATTGGACACATCTATGTACTTGAAAAACGCTTGGTATGTCGCCGGCTGGGGCCATGAGATCCAGCGCTCGCTCACGCAGCGATGGATCATCGGTGAGCCGCTTGTGATGTATCGCACGGAGGCTGGAAAGGCCGTTGCCCTTGAAGACCGTTGCCCGCACCGGCGCGCAGCCCTCTCCAAGGGCAACCTCATCGGCGATACCGTGCAATGCGGTTACCACGGGGTCACGCTCAACTGCGCGGGGGCCTGCGTCGCGATTCCCGGGCAGGAGCAGATTCCGCCTTCAATGAAGGTGCGTGCTTACCCTGTGGCGGAGAAGTGGCAGTGGGTATGGGTGTGGATGGGCGACCCCGAGGCGGCCGATGAATCCCTGATTCCGGACTTCCGCTACAACAGCGAGCCGGGCTGGTTGTCGACTGGGGGGTGCATTGATGTAAAAGCCAACTACCAGTTGCTGACGGATAATCTTCTGGATCTGACGCACGAAACATACGTTCACGCCAAAACCATCGGCAACTCCGCCGTGGTGGAGACGCCGATGACGCATCGGGTGGAAGGGCGCGAAGTCCATGTCGAGCGGATTATCAAGGATGCGCCGCCGCCTCCTTTGTTTGCTCGTGTGCGAAACCTGGACGAACACATCGACCGTTGGCAGGTGATCCGCTTCCAGCCGCCGGCGAATGTCTCTATCGATGCGAGAGGCTATCCGGCCGGCACCGAGGATCTGGAAAAAGGCTTGCGGTGGTTCTCCATCAATAGCATTACGCCGGTGGATGAGCGTACCAGCAAGTATTATTGGACAATCACGCGTTGTTTTGCCTTGGAGGACGAGGCAATCACCAAGCTGATTCACGATTCCATTCTGGCTACCTTTATGGAAGACGTGGAAATCCTTGAAGCTCAGCAGATCATGATCGAAACCGATAGTCGCACGAAAGCAGAAGTAGGGGTACGGGCGGACAGCGGGTCTGTGGCGGCGCGACGCATTCTTGAAAAACTCGTTCGGCAAGAGTCAGCCGCCGTCACTCAATAAAGTCAAGTCAACACCATGGGCGACATTCTCTCTGCCGACTCAGTTCAGACCGTGAACTCGTCGGTGCTCCATTTCCAGGCGCCTCAGTCCATCGGCGATGGCATAGCTTCAATTTTGCGTGATCGTATTGCCGGAGGAGTCTATGCGCCTGGAAGCTGGATCCGGGAGAGCGCTCTGGCGGAGGAATTCCCTGTCTCGAACGGCCCGATTCGCGAGGCATTACAAACGCTCGTGAATGAAGAGTTGCTGGTGCGTGAACCTAGGCGTGGCGTCCGTGTCGTGGACCTCAGCGACGAGGAAATCGTGGAAATCTTCCAGATGCGCCTCGCCTTGCTGGAGCTCGCAGCTGAACTTACGGCACGGCGAGTGACTCGGTCGCAGCTAGACGTTGCGCGGATTCTTTTGCGCGAGATGGATGTGGTGCTTGCCAAGCACGACATCGATGCACAAATGCCTATCGGCGGTCAGTTGAGCCATTGGATCTGTACGAGTTCCGGAAACGTCAGGCTTGCTCAAAATTGGAGCCGCCTGACGTACCAGACGCGAATGTATATCCACGCCTCGCTGCGCAAAAGCAAGCACCTTGAGAATGTCGGTCGGCTATGGCATGCCTTGGTCGACGCGATTGAAGGAGGGGATGTGTCGGGAGCACGAATGGCCGTTCGAGGTCTGGTGCGCCGTACCCTCGAAGACTTGGGTCTCGAAGCAGATCTTTGATGAAAGTAGTCCTCCAGCGTGCCGGAGGACTATCTTCCAAACTCAGATACATCACGCACTGATGAGATTCCTCTCGCAGGTGCGCGGTCAATGCTGCACCGTCGGCAGGGCGGATATTGCCTGACGGGAATTGTTGCCTAATTGGCGACTGTTGAGGTGGTCAAGTATCGCCGCCTCGGAGTATGAAGCATGGAAAATAGCCAGACACTTATCGTTTCCGATCTGGAGCAGCAGACGGCGAGAATTCGCGGATTTGTTCTGCGCCACCCTCAGGGCAAAGACTTACCGGCGTTTGACGCCGGCGCGCACTTAGACATTTCAGTCCCGCTAGCCTCAGGAGAGGTTGTACAACGCTCGTACTCTATCGCGAGTTCGCCGGCGCATCGTGACTATTATCTGCTGGGCGTGTTGCGGGAGGATTCTGGTCGCGGCGGCTCTGCGGCGATGCATGCCGGTGTGGCAGTTGGTCAACTGCTAACTTGCAGCCAGCCCAAGAACCAGTTCGGCATCTCTCCAAGCGCGAAGCACCATCTCCTGATTGCCGGCGGTATCGGAATCACGCCGCTTCTGTCGATGCTCCACGTTCTCGTGTCGGAGGGCAAGAGCTTCAAGCTTTGCTATTGCGCGCGGAGCACTGAGGACGCTGCGTTCCTGTCTGAAATTTCTGACTTGGCAGGGGACCGGCTGACTCTCTATTTCGACGGCGGCGATGTTACTCGAGGCATTGACCTCGGCGCAGAGCTGCGTGATGCCCAGGATGGGAGTGAGGTTTATGTCTGCGGGCCACGCGGACTGAACGAAGCAGTGATTGCCGCTGCCGCCCGCGCCGGCTGGTCACCTGAGCGAGTGCACTTCGAGTTCTTCGGAGCCGCTGCGCCTGCGAAGGGCGACCAACCTTTCCGCGTAATCCTGAAGCAAAGTGGGATGACTGTTGAAGTGGCACGCGATGAGTCCATCCTTGACGCAGTCATCCGTCACGACATTGAGCCGCTTTACGATTGCAAACGGGGCGAGTGCGGCCTGTGCGCAACCGCCGTAATCGAAGGCGATGTTGATCATCGCGATTACGTGCTCACAGCCGCTGACAAATCCGAGCGAAAACAGATGTGCATCTGTGTTTCGCGCGCCAAACAGGGCGACCTGGTGCTCGATCTCTAAATGAAGGAAAAAGTGAAACTACTCGACGACAGCCTATTGCGCGACCGCGCATACGTAGGCGGTGAATGGATTCAGGCCGTGTCCGGGGCGACTTTTGATGTTGTGAACCCCGCAACGGGTGAACTTATCGGAAAGGCGCCGCATATGGCGGCGGTGGATGTTGAGCACGCCATCATCCAGGCCGAAGCTGCCTTTGGTGAGTGGAGTGCACGAACTGCGAAGGAACGCGAGGCGCCGTTGAAGGAGTGGGCGCGGCTGATCGTGGCAAATGCATCCGATCTGGCTGCCATCCTTACGCTGGAACAAGGTAAGCCGCTTTCAGACGCGAAAAACGAGGTGCTGTTCGCAGCATCGTTTGTCGAGTGGTTCGCCGAAGAAGCAAAGCGAACCTACGGAGAGGTGATTCCAGGCTCCCGGCGCAATGTCACGTATGTTGCGATAAAGGAGCCTGTCGGCGTGGCAGCTGGCATTACGCCCTGGAACCTTCCGTGTGCGATGGTGACGCGAAAAGCGGCACCGGCTCTTGCAGCAGGATGCACGATGGTGCTCAAGCCGGCAGAGCACACGCCATTCTCCGCGCTTGCTCTGTGTGTTCTTGCTGAGCGAGCCGGCATTCCTCGTGGCGTGCTGAACGTGGTCACGGCGGACCGCCCCGCTGCGGAAGAAATCGGTCGCACGCTGACTTCCAGTCATGCGGTCGGCAAATTGAGCTTTACCGGCTCGACTGCAGTGGGCAAGCGACTCGCAGCCCAATGTGCTGACACCATGAAGCGCGTTTCCCTGGAGTTGGGCGGGAACTCTCCCTTCATCGTGTTCGCCGATGCAGACCTTGATGTCGCCGTGTCCAGCGCGGTATTTGCAAAGTTCCGCAATGCCGGGCAAACATGTATCGCTCCAAATCGCTTTCTGATCGACGCGTCAGTGCACGACGAATTCGTGAAGCGCATGATCGCGGCAATTGGGGAGTTGAGCCTGGGAGATGGGTTCGAGCCTGGTGTGACATTGGGTCCGCTCATCAGCGAAGATGCGGTCCAGAAGGTTGAAAGGCATGTCGCTGATGCTCTCGCTCGTGGGGCCAAATTGCTCGTGGGCGGAAAGCGAGCCGACCGCAAAGGAAATTTCTTCCTTCCGACTTTGATGACGGGAATATCGCCAGAAATGGCAATGTCATGCGAGGAGACCTTCGGGCCGGTGATGGGACTAGCAACGTTCACGTCGGAAGACGAACTGCTGCAGCGCGCGAATGGAACGCGACTGGGCCTGGCGTCGTACATGTTCAGCCGTGATGCTGCACGCATCCACCGCACATCGCGCGCACTGCAAGCCGGCATTGTCGGCGTGAATACAGGGGCAATTGCCACGGAGGTTGCTCCCTTCGGCGGCTTCAAGGAATCGGGCATCGGTCGCGAGGGTGCACGTCAGGGCATTGATGAGTTTATGGAAACCAAGTTCATCTGCGAAGCGTTTCCAGGTTAAGCGGGTACGGCGCCGCGCGTGGAGGAGGCTTTGCCTGTACCGTTTGTGGTCACAGGCAAAGCCGGTGCCAACCAATAAGCTACCCTATCAACAGCAACTTCCTTGGCTACTACAGCTATTTTCAACCGACCCGTGCCACGCACCCCAATTGCGAACAAGGCGGCCACCACTGGGCGCCCGGCGGAATTGAAGCGAGCAGAGCAGCCGCGAGCTCAGGAGACCCGGTCTTCGATTCTTCACGCCGCACTGCTGGAGTTCGCCGAGAAAGGGTATGACGCTGCCAGCGTTCGCAGCATCGCGGAGCGCATCGGCCTGCAGCACCCTCTTATTACGTACCACTACCGTTCGAAAGAGGTTCTTTGGCAG from Paraburkholderia phytofirmans OLGA172 encodes the following:
- a CDS encoding DUF485 domain-containing protein → MQLASSSVDVSPPKVETLRSVAVRRQRISLTITAALLLTYMGFVLLVSFCKTQLATVLAPGISLAIVLGISMVVFTLSLTFGFVVWVNRVHDESLRRLRDSGATQ
- a CDS encoding IclR family transcriptional regulator; the protein is MKTIATALQIIEAFNEGTGNCSVGELSERFGLPRSQVSRILSTFRDAGWLEQDPRSRSYSVGLSAFVFGSRFVQAHPLTRQALPILRGVVDRSGFNATLSILDHLKPLYLLGIAGSVPVDLSSNLGSYFPFHATAVGKILATFSGKDVREQLLASGPFERLTSRTVTDADRIRRELDNVFRKGYAVSDGEREPGIGALAVPVIGRSGGLLAALGIVYPTKMVSADDYDYQAEILKSGARTLAERIDGTPFSGRIRGH
- a CDS encoding fumarylacetoacetate hydrolase family protein, giving the protein MSYQLFSYLDAAGKPRTGIAIESGHFDFGRLDLSNFNSGSFDVGHIDIDNALEQWPQAHEQLKTLATAISKDSSIGANAKLVADELSFAAPLSRPGIIYAAGANYRDHVEAMGRAFNMRLVLDPRAEGIPPWHFIKAGRATLAGHKQDVTYPGHTQRLDWEAELAVIIGRPAQNVSVDDALSYVAGYSVANDLSARDNLRRDKVDASSPFLFDWIGHKCFTGACPLGPYFTPAEFVASPENLDIKLWLNGELKQDSNTSNHLYSVADQIAYLSSRLTLYPGDVILTGTPAGVGMESGTFLERGDVVKVWIESLGQLETTIV
- a CDS encoding YciI family protein, translated to MNDISSVLQGMLNKTLYVVLRKPRDLTRVSEVLPRHIEWIISAERRGEIFLSGPFTGPGQPGEHGGMTILRASSAAGAQQIIDTDPFIAEGVFEVEVKPWLLMEGSLTCNFTLSNQQSKLY
- a CDS encoding VOC family protein, encoding MEGPTKRLAYVSFGTHKGGLQPLRERLEAADVKIADAPFDVSFGGIWFKDPDGDWINVQEAEDAGSTLAPTAEVNSPQRYRRIGTRACDITSSQKKARPRRLGHLIKFSTDVDRAVEFYGKVLGLLVSDKGLDILAFMRSPFGGDHHMIGIAKGPHTGLHHISFEVGDIDEIEMGAQALLAAGYKDGFGLGRHGPGSNYFHYIRDPWNSLVEYFWDIDVIPENADWTPMPNNPEGVHAVLHAVWSESPAPADFIVNFEEPH
- a CDS encoding NIPSNAP family protein — encoded protein: MIIEQRTYTLRPGTVHQFLALYEAEGLEVQSSALGNLVGYFITETGELNRVVQLWGFSTFEDRLLRRKELSSSDAWRAFLAKAGSFVAEQRTELLTPAPFSPIR
- a CDS encoding NAD(P)-dependent oxidoreductase, which gives rise to MPAYSTARRATLKIHRHSAKKARRHSVKTVGIVGLGQLGLPIAANLISAGFRVVGFPRSSAAAFAAVGGIALGSPAEVLKEAEVLLLCLPSESAQLQVLDGDDGLLKSGVRNKTVVELSTYRRSFKLAQEARLVDAGLSVLECEVSGSPPMVSQKKAALFVGGSKELYEGCRAVLDAIAPTQFHLGPFGAALNMKLIANALLAIHTLAAAEALNLGARAGFDPHLVVEAIRQSAGASTMFAIRAPMMADRRFEPAPGPFTTLEKYLDLASELAIDSGSATPLFATALPYYRRAVEQGIGDQDISAVITLLEEESKSNIRTLS
- a CDS encoding LysR family transcriptional regulator, which codes for MKDLNLLYVFEALWRDRSVTIAAENLGLTQAAVSASLKRLRATYGDKLFILVGRRMEPTAVAIDISQPLIDSLNQVRKTTGVPQPFCPEQSQRMFTIRTRDIGEVVILPLLYRKLQGIAPDIKLQTLFTKVEDTIPALGNGRLDVAVGYLPSLEQDIHRKPLCKQRYVCVMRKGHPLEKEVIDAETIARADHLLVEFGGTGHLLLERALIEAGARDRIKVRIPQYLSAPHCLLASDLVWIAPEILASTLSRYFPLTYRPEPFGLDPFEIALYWHDRYHHDPANRWFRSMIIDLFKTASKPLLPGSSDLQFLSEPFQLQDPESDDHASEQVWTKPSQQRRIRVVATTP
- a CDS encoding aromatic ring-hydroxylating dioxygenase subunit alpha, with amino-acid sequence MYLKNAWYVAGWGHEIQRSLTQRWIIGEPLVMYRTEAGKAVALEDRCPHRRAALSKGNLIGDTVQCGYHGVTLNCAGACVAIPGQEQIPPSMKVRAYPVAEKWQWVWVWMGDPEAADESLIPDFRYNSEPGWLSTGGCIDVKANYQLLTDNLLDLTHETYVHAKTIGNSAVVETPMTHRVEGREVHVERIIKDAPPPPLFARVRNLDEHIDRWQVIRFQPPANVSIDARGYPAGTEDLEKGLRWFSINSITPVDERTSKYYWTITRCFALEDEAITKLIHDSILATFMEDVEILEAQQIMIETDSRTKAEVGVRADSGSVAARRILEKLVRQESAAVTQ
- a CDS encoding GntR family transcriptional regulator produces the protein MGDILSADSVQTVNSSVLHFQAPQSIGDGIASILRDRIAGGVYAPGSWIRESALAEEFPVSNGPIREALQTLVNEELLVREPRRGVRVVDLSDEEIVEIFQMRLALLELAAELTARRVTRSQLDVARILLREMDVVLAKHDIDAQMPIGGQLSHWICTSSGNVRLAQNWSRLTYQTRMYIHASLRKSKHLENVGRLWHALVDAIEGGDVSGARMAVRGLVRRTLEDLGLEADL
- a CDS encoding PDR/VanB family oxidoreductase; this encodes MENSQTLIVSDLEQQTARIRGFVLRHPQGKDLPAFDAGAHLDISVPLASGEVVQRSYSIASSPAHRDYYLLGVLREDSGRGGSAAMHAGVAVGQLLTCSQPKNQFGISPSAKHHLLIAGGIGITPLLSMLHVLVSEGKSFKLCYCARSTEDAAFLSEISDLAGDRLTLYFDGGDVTRGIDLGAELRDAQDGSEVYVCGPRGLNEAVIAAAARAGWSPERVHFEFFGAAAPAKGDQPFRVILKQSGMTVEVARDESILDAVIRHDIEPLYDCKRGECGLCATAVIEGDVDHRDYVLTAADKSERKQMCICVSRAKQGDLVLDL
- a CDS encoding NAD-dependent succinate-semialdehyde dehydrogenase, giving the protein MKEKVKLLDDSLLRDRAYVGGEWIQAVSGATFDVVNPATGELIGKAPHMAAVDVEHAIIQAEAAFGEWSARTAKEREAPLKEWARLIVANASDLAAILTLEQGKPLSDAKNEVLFAASFVEWFAEEAKRTYGEVIPGSRRNVTYVAIKEPVGVAAGITPWNLPCAMVTRKAAPALAAGCTMVLKPAEHTPFSALALCVLAERAGIPRGVLNVVTADRPAAEEIGRTLTSSHAVGKLSFTGSTAVGKRLAAQCADTMKRVSLELGGNSPFIVFADADLDVAVSSAVFAKFRNAGQTCIAPNRFLIDASVHDEFVKRMIAAIGELSLGDGFEPGVTLGPLISEDAVQKVERHVADALARGAKLLVGGKRADRKGNFFLPTLMTGISPEMAMSCEETFGPVMGLATFTSEDELLQRANGTRLGLASYMFSRDAARIHRTSRALQAGIVGVNTGAIATEVAPFGGFKESGIGREGARQGIDEFMETKFICEAFPG